TGATTATCGACATCGTATTGGTCGTACGGGGCGAGCGGGTGAAAAAGGATTTTCAATTTCTTTTGCCTGTGAACGTTATGCTCCCAACCTAACTGCAATAGAAACAGTGATTGGTCACGCTATTCCTGTTAGTCATTATGACCCAAGCGCTTTATTAACTGATTTACCTAAACCAAAACCACCTAAACCTTATAATGGAAGACGGCATAAACGGTCTACCATTAAACCGTAGTTATAACGCGAATTTTCATTAAAAGAGTCAATATGACTCTTTTTTATTTCGATAATATAATCAATTTTAATTTTAGCTATCACTAGGATTATTTACCAAACGCTATCGCTCTAGTTATCAGATTATTTATTACTAATGCCCTTAAATCTCAATATCAATTAAAATCCATTGCAAATATTTAAAGAACCTTATTTCTAATGACAGAACCAACGTTGTTGATTAATCTCATGCATATAATCAGTATAAATTGTTACTTTTACAATTTGGCATTGCAGATAAGGGATTTGAATTATTTGATAATTCCAATTAGATGGCATCTTAATTGTCGTTGTGTCGGGATAACGTTCTAAAATTTCAAACGCTATGGTTTGCGCATTATTTTTAGCCTTTGCCTGCCACATCATTGTGGTTAACGTAGTCTGAAATTGAATGAATCCAACCATAACAATTGAAAACAATAATATTGCTATTAATAGCTCAAATAAACTAAAACCATCATTATGATTCACAGTATTGACTCCGATTATTCGGGCAATAATCTAA
Above is a genomic segment from Frischella perrara containing:
- a CDS encoding type IV pilus modification PilV family protein; translation: MNHNDGFSLFELLIAILLFSIVMVGFIQFQTTLTTMMWQAKAKNNAQTIAFEILERYPDTTTIKMPSNWNYQIIQIPYLQCQIVKVTIYTDYMHEINQQRWFCH